In Dolichospermum flos-aquae CCAP 1403/13F, the following proteins share a genomic window:
- the gvpA gene encoding gas vesicle structural protein GvpA, giving the protein MAVEKTNSSSSLAEVIDRILDKGIVIDAWVRVSLVGIELLAIEARIVIASVETYLKYAEAVGLTQSAAVPA; this is encoded by the coding sequence ATGGCAGTTGAAAAAACCAATTCTTCCTCCAGCTTGGCAGAAGTTATTGATAGAATCCTCGACAAAGGTATCGTAATTGACGCTTGGGTTCGTGTTTCCTTAGTTGGTATCGAACTACTAGCAATTGAAGCTCGGATCGTTATCGCTTCCGTTGAAACCTACTTGAAGTATGCTGAAGCAGTTGGTTTGACCCAATCAGCAGCAGTACCTGCTTAA